ACGTTGATTTCAGTTATTAATTCTTCATCTCTTTTCATTGTTGCACCTCTTTAAGGATTAGATAACTCATGGCGTCGGCATAAGCTAAAAGGTTGCTTTCCTTTTTTTTGAAGTAGTTATAAGCGAGAGTGCAAGGGATAGCTACGAACAGGCCAAGAGCGGTAGCGACGAGAGCTTCTGCGATAGCTGCCATAATTTGGGCACCCCCGTGACCCGTGGTGCCGAGAACTCTGAAGGCATGAACAATGCCCATAACAGTTCCAAAAAGGCCAATAAAGGGAGCGTTCGAGCCAAGAGTTCCAAGGAAAGACAAACGTTTGTCAAGGGCAAGTTTAAGGAGAACTTTTTCAGCTTCCAGAGCGCCTTCAATTTTTTTGAAACCAAAGGGCAAAGCCTGAAAAGCAACGGTTATAAGATTAACGAGAGGGGTTTGAATATTAGAAGAGGTTCGCTGAATATCTTCAATTTTACGGTCACAAAGACAACGATTGAAAGCCTGCCAAAGTTTCTGTGTTTCTCGTTCCCATTTAGAAAAAAGAATATATCGCTCAATAATGAAAGCTATAGAAATACAGCTTAAAATCAAAAGTAGCAAAAGAATCCAGTCTCCTCCGACAACTGCACAGGTAACAAGGAAATTGGTAACATTCATAGTATCTCCCCCTACGACTTTGATTTTATTGGGTTTTGCCTACAAATAAATAAAGCCATGAAGACTCATCAAGAAGCCTTCATGGCTTTATTTTCAGGGCTTTTTATACTCCCAACGCATGCCAAGTCAAGGGG
This sequence is a window from Thermodesulforhabdaceae bacterium. Protein-coding genes within it:
- a CDS encoding MotA/TolQ/ExbB proton channel family protein, which encodes MNVTNFLVTCAVVGGDWILLLLLILSCISIAFIIERYILFSKWERETQKLWQAFNRCLCDRKIEDIQRTSSNIQTPLVNLITVAFQALPFGFKKIEGALEAEKVLLKLALDKRLSFLGTLGSNAPFIGLFGTVMGIVHAFRVLGTTGHGGAQIMAAIAEALVATALGLFVAIPCTLAYNYFKKKESNLLAYADAMSYLILKEVQQ